The Nocardia arthritidis genome has a window encoding:
- a CDS encoding acyl-CoA dehydrogenase family protein: MARAAWSDDEVEAVRKLARTFFEKEVVPHEEKFVAQGHPDRALYNRAGELGLLCAAIPAEYGGGGGTFAHEAAIIEEQSLAGDGSLGMPVHSAIIAPYLNEFGSEELKRRVLPKAASGEMVLSIGMTEPGTGSDLQNIKTRAVREGDEYVITGSKIFITNGWLCDGIIIAAKTDPTKGAAGVSLIFAEVGDDTPGFTRGRILNKIGGKAQDTAELFFDGLRVPASNLLGAAEGQGFYQMMQLLAQERLVTAIIAVAMTEQAVRLTVEYTKGREAFGKPLFAMQNTKFELAECATIAKVGRIFLDDCIGKHLRGELDIPTAAMSKYWLTDQLGIVVDRCLQLFGGYGYMTEYPISQLYTGARVLRILAGSNEVMKDLIARSL, encoded by the coding sequence TCGTCCCGCACGAGGAGAAATTCGTCGCACAGGGGCATCCGGATCGCGCACTGTACAACCGCGCGGGCGAACTCGGCCTGCTGTGCGCCGCGATCCCGGCCGAATACGGCGGCGGTGGCGGCACTTTCGCGCACGAGGCGGCCATCATCGAGGAACAGTCCCTGGCCGGCGACGGTTCGCTCGGTATGCCCGTGCACAGCGCGATCATCGCGCCCTACCTCAACGAGTTCGGCTCCGAGGAACTCAAGCGGCGGGTGCTGCCGAAGGCGGCCAGCGGCGAGATGGTGCTATCGATCGGGATGACCGAGCCGGGTACCGGATCCGATCTGCAGAACATCAAGACCCGCGCGGTGCGCGAAGGCGACGAGTACGTGATCACCGGCTCGAAGATCTTCATCACCAACGGCTGGCTCTGCGACGGCATCATCATCGCCGCGAAGACCGATCCGACGAAGGGCGCGGCGGGCGTCTCGCTCATCTTCGCCGAAGTGGGCGACGACACACCGGGTTTCACCCGCGGCCGGATCCTGAACAAGATCGGTGGCAAGGCGCAGGACACCGCCGAACTGTTCTTCGACGGCCTGCGGGTGCCCGCGAGCAACCTGCTCGGCGCGGCGGAGGGCCAGGGCTTCTATCAGATGATGCAGCTGCTGGCGCAGGAGCGCCTGGTCACCGCGATCATCGCGGTGGCGATGACCGAGCAGGCGGTGCGGCTCACCGTCGAATACACCAAGGGCCGCGAGGCATTCGGCAAACCGCTGTTCGCCATGCAGAACACCAAATTCGAACTCGCCGAATGCGCGACGATCGCGAAGGTCGGCCGCATCTTCCTCGACGATTGCATCGGTAAACACCTGCGCGGCGAGCTCGATATTCCCACGGCCGCGATGTCGAAGTACTGGCTCACCGATCAACTGGGTATTGTTGTCGATCGCTGCCTACAACTGTTCGGCGGCTACGGCTACATGACGGAGTACCCGATTTCTCAGCTCTACACCGGCGCCCGCGTCCTGCGCATCCTGGCGGGCAGCAACGAGGTGATGAAGGATCTCATTGCCCGCTCCCTCTGA
- a CDS encoding TetR/AcrR family transcriptional regulator, whose translation MPAPSETNGARRRRLEPDERRAQILACAIDMFGERPYAAVSTAELAQRAGVARGLINHYFGNKRDLYLAVVRRMVTLPRLDDMIVPTGTDRERVDASVHWLLDTIAEHGSTWVKVTSHEGVGDDPEVQQILDAADDAAAERLLLMVGRADSAHGAQLRALVRAYGGLVKVAGREWITRRTLTREQVHELLADMLMTLVTQSLPKVDRGR comes from the coding sequence TTGCCCGCTCCCTCTGAAACCAACGGCGCGCGCAGGCGCAGGCTCGAACCCGACGAGCGCCGCGCGCAGATCCTCGCCTGCGCCATCGACATGTTCGGCGAACGACCGTATGCCGCGGTCTCGACCGCCGAACTCGCCCAGCGGGCGGGTGTCGCGCGCGGCCTGATCAACCACTACTTCGGCAATAAACGCGACCTCTACCTGGCTGTGGTGCGCCGCATGGTGACGCTGCCCAGGCTCGACGACATGATCGTGCCGACCGGCACCGACCGCGAACGAGTCGACGCAAGTGTGCACTGGCTGCTGGACACCATCGCCGAACACGGCAGCACCTGGGTGAAGGTGACCAGTCACGAGGGCGTCGGCGACGATCCGGAGGTGCAGCAGATCCTGGACGCGGCCGACGACGCGGCCGCCGAACGTCTGCTGCTGATGGTCGGCCGGGCGGATTCGGCACACGGCGCGCAATTGCGCGCGCTGGTCCGCGCCTACGGCGGATTGGTGAAAGTGGCCGGGCGGGAATGGATCACCCGCCGCACCCTGACCAGGGAACAGGTGCACGAACTGCTCGCCGACATGTTGATGACGCTGGTGACCCAATCGCTGCCGAAGGTCGACCGCGGGCGCTGA
- the ligD gene encoding non-homologous end-joining DNA ligase translates to MTESIDIETDGRVVSISNPDKIYFTKRGETKLDLVRYYQAVAEPFLGVVRDRPLLLERYPDGASGKSWFQKRVPKSAPEWLHTVEVSTPNGTTSDALVAHDLAHILWAVNQGCLGFHVWPNRIQDLKIADELRIDLDPSPGISFDDLKHAAVLTRELFAELGIDSRIKTSGSRGLHIYVALEPNWDGYQVRAAAVALARELERRHPDRITAQWWKEERGARVFIDFNQNAPHKTVFGAWCVRPKIGAQVSTPISWDDLDAIVPEDLTIATVPARLAELGDPWADRPPQSIAPLLEMSERDMAAGLMDAPWPPQYPKMPNEPPRVQPSRAKKG, encoded by the coding sequence ATGACCGAATCGATCGATATCGAGACCGACGGCCGCGTCGTCTCGATCAGCAATCCGGACAAGATTTACTTCACCAAGCGCGGCGAAACCAAACTCGATTTGGTGCGCTACTACCAAGCGGTCGCGGAACCGTTCCTCGGCGTGGTTCGGGACCGGCCGCTGCTGCTGGAGCGCTATCCCGATGGCGCGTCCGGTAAATCGTGGTTCCAGAAACGGGTTCCGAAATCGGCGCCGGAGTGGCTGCACACCGTCGAGGTATCCACCCCCAACGGCACCACCAGCGATGCGCTCGTCGCGCACGATCTGGCGCACATCCTGTGGGCGGTCAATCAAGGCTGTCTGGGATTTCACGTGTGGCCCAATCGAATTCAGGATCTGAAGATCGCCGACGAACTGCGCATAGACCTGGACCCCTCCCCCGGCATCTCCTTCGACGACCTGAAACACGCGGCGGTGCTCACCCGGGAATTGTTCGCGGAGTTGGGCATCGATTCGCGGATCAAAACCTCCGGATCCCGTGGCCTGCACATTTATGTCGCGCTGGAGCCGAATTGGGATGGTTATCAGGTCCGCGCGGCGGCGGTGGCATTGGCCAGGGAGCTGGAGCGCAGGCATCCGGACCGGATCACCGCGCAATGGTGGAAAGAGGAGCGCGGTGCCCGCGTCTTCATCGATTTCAACCAGAATGCCCCGCACAAAACGGTTTTCGGCGCGTGGTGTGTGCGGCCGAAGATCGGTGCGCAGGTGTCGACACCCATTTCCTGGGACGATTTGGATGCCATTGTTCCGGAGGATTTGACCATCGCGACGGTTCCGGCGCGGCTGGCCGAACTCGGCGATCCGTGGGCCGATCGCCCGCCGCAATCGATCGCGCCGCTACTGGAAATGTCGGAACGCGATATGGCCGCCGGACTCATGGACGCGCCGTGGCCGCCGCAATATCCGAAAATGCCGAACGAGCCGCCGCGGGTGCAGCCGAGCCGGGCGAAGAAGGGCTAG
- a CDS encoding ATP-dependent DNA ligase yields the protein MDLPVQPPVRPMLAKSAPAVPREPGLSYEPKWDGFRCVVFRDGDEVELGSRNDRPLTRYFPEVAELLKQALPEKCVVDGEIVVVTEQGLDFDTLQNRLHPAASRVNKLAKETPASFVAFDLLALGDQDLTGAPFSERRRLLETILDTELARVHLTPITQDPDVAEDWFTRFEGAGFDGVMVKANDLEYLQDKRVMLKVKHERTADCVVAGFRWHKDGEGVGSLLLGLFDDEGNLHHVGVASSFTAARRKELVEELKPLRENALDNHPWRDWADAAAQAKADGKMPGGVSRWTGGKDLSWEALRPELVVEVRYEHVQSGRLRHGGRLVRFRTDRTPESCTYAQLDEVAPAELATIFAEARADAVARR from the coding sequence GTGGATCTACCGGTGCAGCCGCCCGTCCGGCCGATGCTGGCCAAATCCGCGCCCGCGGTGCCGCGGGAGCCGGGGCTGAGCTACGAGCCGAAGTGGGATGGTTTCCGCTGTGTCGTCTTCCGCGACGGCGACGAGGTCGAACTCGGTTCCCGCAACGATCGCCCGCTCACCAGGTATTTCCCGGAGGTCGCCGAACTGCTGAAGCAGGCGCTGCCGGAGAAATGCGTTGTCGATGGGGAAATCGTGGTCGTCACCGAACAGGGCCTGGATTTCGACACGCTGCAGAATCGGCTGCATCCGGCCGCGTCCAGGGTGAACAAGCTGGCCAAGGAGACGCCGGCCAGCTTCGTAGCCTTCGATCTGCTCGCCCTCGGCGACCAGGACCTCACCGGTGCGCCGTTCAGCGAGCGCAGGCGGCTGCTCGAGACCATTCTCGACACCGAACTGGCCCGCGTACATCTCACGCCCATCACCCAGGACCCCGATGTGGCCGAGGACTGGTTCACCCGCTTCGAGGGCGCGGGCTTCGACGGTGTGATGGTCAAGGCGAACGACCTGGAGTACCTGCAGGACAAGCGGGTGATGCTGAAGGTCAAACACGAGCGCACCGCCGACTGCGTCGTCGCGGGTTTCCGCTGGCACAAGGACGGCGAGGGCGTCGGTTCGCTGTTGCTCGGCCTGTTCGACGACGAGGGCAATCTGCATCACGTCGGGGTGGCGAGCAGTTTCACGGCGGCCCGCCGCAAGGAGTTGGTCGAGGAGCTGAAACCGTTGCGGGAGAACGCGCTCGACAATCATCCGTGGCGCGACTGGGCCGACGCGGCCGCGCAGGCGAAGGCCGACGGCAAGATGCCGGGCGGGGTCAGCCGGTGGACCGGCGGCAAGGATCTGTCCTGGGAGGCGCTGCGCCCGGAGCTCGTGGTCGAGGTCCGCTACGAACATGTGCAGTCGGGGCGGCTGCGCCACGGCGGCAGGCTGGTCCGCTTCCGCACCGACCGCACGCCGGAGTCCTGCACCTACGCGCAGCTGGATGAGGTCGCGCCCGCCGAGCTGGCCACTATCTTCGCCGAGGCGCGCGCCGATGCGGTGGCCCGGCGATGA
- a CDS encoding cold-shock protein — translation MLVSIGKLVSFDSSRGFGFIRPEDGGPDVFVHVNDIGLDEDELRQGRVFEFDVTEGDRGPKAINLSIVGGQPAIPLTRHKKDKNSGQLSATEHKRLITELLLDASPALTAGEILTIRDRLTAFADQHGWLDG, via the coding sequence GTGTTGGTGTCCATCGGGAAATTGGTGTCGTTCGACAGCTCTCGGGGATTCGGATTCATTCGGCCCGAGGATGGCGGGCCCGATGTGTTCGTACACGTCAACGACATCGGGTTGGACGAGGACGAACTACGCCAGGGCAGAGTGTTCGAATTCGATGTCACCGAGGGCGATCGCGGGCCGAAGGCGATCAACCTCAGCATTGTCGGCGGTCAACCGGCCATCCCCCTTACGCGCCACAAGAAGGACAAGAATTCCGGTCAGCTCTCGGCGACCGAGCACAAGCGGCTCATCACCGAACTGCTGCTGGATGCCAGCCCGGCCCTGACGGCCGGCGAGATCCTCACCATCCGCGACCGGCTCACCGCCTTCGCCGACCAGCACGGCTGGCTCGACGGGTAG
- a CDS encoding AAA-associated domain-containing protein, translated as MTATTTTGEVLLDIAGVGKRFTGAAGDELRVLDGIDLQLRSGEIVALLGRSGSGKSTLLRIIAGLIAPSDGQVRYRGGLLNGANPGAALVFQSFALMPWLTVQDNVELGLAARNVPPAERRRRALAAIDMIGLDGFETAYPKELSGGMRQRVGFARALVLEPDLLLMDEPFSALDVLTAENLRTELVNLWATDDFPTKSVCIVTHNIEEAVLLADRVLVLGSNPGRIIAEVPVPHARPRDRRAPWFESLVDQIYGLLTGRDTEPVVPEPDKATPTAQPLPEASVGGLAGLVELVYAKGGRADLPDIADELNFEIDDLLPLVDAAAMLDFITVESGDLILTDIGARFVTADIQESKQIFAEQARHRAPLVRTICKGLTGSRDGSLRASFFLDLLRRGFSPDDARRQLDLAIDWGRYAELYDYDTDSDQITADPAANVFEAVRGKWAS; from the coding sequence ATGACGGCAACGACCACCACCGGCGAGGTGTTGCTCGATATCGCGGGCGTCGGCAAGCGGTTCACCGGCGCGGCGGGCGATGAGCTGCGCGTGCTCGACGGTATCGATCTGCAGCTGCGCAGCGGTGAAATCGTCGCGCTGCTCGGGCGTTCCGGCTCCGGCAAGTCGACCCTGCTGCGCATCATCGCCGGGCTCATCGCACCCTCCGACGGACAGGTGCGCTACCGCGGCGGACTGCTCAACGGCGCCAATCCCGGTGCGGCGCTGGTATTCCAGTCCTTCGCGCTGATGCCGTGGCTGACCGTCCAGGACAATGTGGAGCTCGGGCTGGCCGCACGCAACGTGCCGCCCGCCGAGCGGCGCAGGCGGGCGCTGGCCGCGATCGACATGATCGGCCTCGACGGCTTCGAAACCGCTTATCCCAAGGAGCTTTCCGGCGGTATGCGGCAGCGGGTCGGATTCGCGCGGGCGCTGGTGCTCGAGCCGGATCTGCTGCTGATGGACGAGCCGTTCTCCGCGCTCGACGTGCTCACCGCCGAGAATCTGCGCACCGAGCTGGTGAACCTGTGGGCCACCGACGATTTCCCGACCAAATCGGTGTGCATCGTCACGCACAATATCGAGGAGGCCGTGCTGCTCGCCGACCGAGTGCTGGTGCTCGGCTCGAATCCCGGCCGCATCATCGCCGAAGTGCCGGTGCCGCACGCGCGTCCGCGCGACCGGCGGGCGCCCTGGTTCGAATCGCTGGTCGATCAGATCTACGGACTGCTCACCGGTCGCGATACCGAACCCGTTGTGCCGGAACCGGATAAGGCCACCCCCACCGCGCAGCCGCTGCCGGAGGCCTCGGTCGGCGGGCTGGCGGGTCTGGTCGAGCTGGTGTACGCCAAGGGCGGTCGCGCCGATCTGCCGGATATCGCCGACGAGCTGAATTTCGAGATCGACGATCTGCTGCCGCTCGTCGACGCCGCCGCCATGCTCGATTTCATCACCGTCGAATCCGGCGACCTGATCCTCACCGATATCGGCGCCCGCTTCGTCACCGCCGATATTCAGGAATCCAAGCAGATCTTCGCCGAACAGGCCCGCCACCGCGCGCCCCTGGTCCGCACCATCTGCAAGGGGCTCACCGGATCCCGCGACGGCTCGCTGCGCGCCTCCTTCTTCCTCGACCTGCTGCGCCGCGGCTTCTCGCCCGACGACGCACGCCGCCAGCTCGACCTGGCCATCGACTGGGGCCGCTACGCCGAGTTGTACGACTACGACACCGATTCCGATCAGATCACCGCCGATCCCGCCGCGAATGTGTTCGAGGCGGTGCGCGGCAAGTGGGCGTCTTGA
- a CDS encoding ABC transporter permease encodes MTLLRSYPSRDALDRPRARIADAVVFTGAAVLVYVIVRLSAGAAVPFDANTAPATVSTDISELPYYAARSLLRMFAALALSIVFTFVYATAAARLRRARLIMLPALDILQSVPVLGFLSITVSGFIALFPGSQLGLECASIFAIFTAQAWNMTFAFYYSLIAQPRELDEAARNLRLSRWQRFWRVDAPSGMIPLVWNGMMSFGGGWFFLVASEAISVNNNNFALPGIGSFVATASADKDLGKVFIAIGVMIVMVVGVNFFFWRPLTAWAERFRVEESEAAEAPRSLVLNLLRRSTIPTLLGRVLGPVVAPVDRVMSVFGLAEHPLRTSPARRRAGDMVFAAVIAAGIVWGAYRVVTYIASTAGFGEVLHAFGLGFITLLRVVVLLIFATAVWVPIGVWIGLNPKVSRLAQPVVQVLASFPANFLFPLVAAVLVWSGASLNWACVLLMALGAQWYILFNVIAGASAVPNDLREAAANLQLPRKLWWRRLILPAIFPSYVTGGITAAGGAWNASIVAEVVEYGSTTLVAAGLGSYIKQATTAGDSPRILIGVLVMSIFVVVINRVFWRRLYALAQRRYSL; translated from the coding sequence ATGACGCTGCTGCGCTCCTACCCCTCCCGCGACGCGCTCGACCGCCCGCGCGCCAGGATCGCCGATGCCGTGGTGTTCACCGGCGCCGCGGTGCTCGTCTATGTGATCGTGCGACTGTCCGCGGGCGCCGCCGTGCCGTTCGACGCGAACACCGCTCCCGCAACGGTTTCCACCGATATCTCGGAGCTGCCCTACTATGCGGCGCGCTCGCTGCTGCGGATGTTCGCGGCGCTCGCGCTCTCGATCGTATTCACCTTCGTCTACGCGACGGCCGCCGCCCGGCTGCGGCGGGCGCGGCTGATCATGTTGCCCGCCTTGGACATTCTGCAGTCGGTGCCGGTGCTCGGCTTCCTGTCCATCACCGTCTCCGGGTTCATCGCGCTGTTCCCCGGATCGCAGCTGGGCCTGGAATGCGCGTCGATCTTCGCGATCTTCACCGCGCAGGCGTGGAATATGACCTTCGCCTTCTACTACAGTCTCATCGCCCAGCCGCGCGAACTCGACGAGGCCGCGCGCAACCTGAGATTGTCGCGCTGGCAACGATTCTGGCGGGTGGACGCGCCGAGCGGGATGATCCCGCTGGTTTGGAACGGCATGATGAGCTTCGGCGGCGGCTGGTTCTTCCTCGTCGCCTCCGAGGCGATCAGCGTGAACAACAATAATTTCGCGCTGCCCGGCATCGGCTCCTTCGTGGCGACGGCCAGCGCCGACAAGGATCTCGGCAAGGTGTTCATCGCGATCGGCGTGATGATCGTCATGGTCGTCGGGGTGAACTTCTTCTTCTGGCGCCCGCTCACCGCATGGGCCGAGCGGTTCCGGGTCGAGGAGTCGGAGGCGGCCGAGGCGCCGCGCAGCCTGGTGCTGAACCTGTTGCGCCGCTCCACCATTCCGACGCTGCTCGGCCGGGTGCTCGGCCCGGTCGTCGCGCCGGTGGACCGGGTGATGAGCGTCTTCGGGCTGGCCGAACATCCGCTGCGCACCTCACCGGCGCGCCGCAGGGCGGGCGATATGGTCTTCGCGGCGGTGATCGCGGCCGGAATCGTCTGGGGCGCATACCGGGTCGTCACCTATATCGCGTCGACCGCGGGCTTCGGCGAGGTGCTGCACGCCTTCGGGCTCGGCTTCATCACCCTGCTGCGGGTGGTGGTGCTGCTGATCTTCGCGACCGCGGTCTGGGTGCCGATCGGCGTTTGGATCGGGTTGAACCCCAAGGTGTCCCGGCTCGCGCAGCCCGTGGTTCAGGTGCTGGCCAGCTTCCCGGCCAACTTCCTGTTCCCACTCGTCGCGGCCGTTCTGGTGTGGAGCGGCGCGAGTTTGAACTGGGCCTGTGTGCTGCTCATGGCGCTCGGCGCGCAGTGGTACATCCTGTTCAACGTCATCGCCGGCGCCAGCGCGGTGCCCAACGATCTGCGCGAGGCCGCCGCCAACCTGCAGCTGCCACGAAAACTGTGGTGGCGCAGGCTGATTCTGCCCGCCATCTTCCCCAGCTACGTCACCGGCGGCATCACCGCCGCCGGTGGGGCGTGGAACGCGTCCATCGTGGCCGAGGTGGTGGAGTACGGGTCGACCACGCTGGTCGCCGCCGGACTCGGCTCCTATATCAAACAGGCCACCACGGCCGGTGATTCGCCGCGCATCCTCATCGGGGTGCTCGTCATGAGCATCTTCGTCGTCGTCATCAACCGGGTCTTCTGGCGCAGGCTCTACGCGCTCGCACAGCGGCGGTACTCGCTGTGA
- a CDS encoding MgtC/SapB family protein, with translation MSTVEMVLRLLTGVGLGTAIGFERQYRARGAGLRTNALVAAGATLFVLLSANGFQGNDADPTRVAAQIVSGIGFLGAGVIIRDGLNVRGLNTAATLWCSAAVGALAGAGMYSTALAGTVAVVAVNIALRAAGRAVDRNPVSTEEQAASYVFVAVTNDDNEAHVRALLVQALTRTDFRLVSVSSANTDKPGRVEVRAELVGDQRDDRQMESAVSRLSLEPSVTSVGWHTSVNEKAGGSQA, from the coding sequence TGGTGCTGCGGCTGCTCACCGGCGTCGGCCTCGGTACCGCGATCGGTTTCGAACGCCAGTACCGCGCCCGCGGTGCCGGACTGCGTACCAATGCCCTGGTGGCCGCCGGCGCCACCCTGTTCGTGTTGTTGTCCGCCAACGGTTTCCAGGGCAACGATGCGGACCCCACCCGGGTGGCCGCCCAAATCGTCTCCGGCATCGGCTTTCTCGGCGCCGGTGTGATCATCCGCGACGGGCTCAACGTGCGCGGGCTGAATACCGCTGCCACACTGTGGTGTTCGGCCGCGGTCGGCGCGTTGGCCGGTGCGGGCATGTACAGCACCGCGCTCGCGGGCACCGTCGCGGTGGTCGCGGTGAATATCGCGCTGCGGGCCGCGGGCCGGGCCGTCGACCGCAATCCGGTATCCACCGAGGAGCAGGCCGCCAGCTATGTATTCGTCGCGGTGACCAACGACGACAACGAGGCACATGTGCGCGCATTGCTGGTACAGGCGTTGACCCGCACCGATTTCCGCCTGGTCTCGGTGTCGAGCGCGAATACCGATAAACCCGGCCGGGTGGAGGTGCGCGCCGAACTGGTCGGCGATCAGCGCGACGACCGGCAGATGGAATCCGCGGTGAGCAGGCTCAGCCTGGAACCGTCGGTGACCAGCGTCGGCTGGCACACCTCGGTGAACGAGAAGGCGGGCGGGTCCCAGGCATGA